From a single Brassica rapa cultivar Chiifu-401-42 chromosome A01, CAAS_Brap_v3.01, whole genome shotgun sequence genomic region:
- the LOC103851358 gene encoding uncharacterized protein LOC103851358 translates to MGVAVLNPQDCLKQPFSHMKYPRNHTACPNRHQKKPVPNRTRRSPPRNQTTRSPPKAPPPPPQRAAVSSYVPKGTVEKSPNKNVVVGQVRILKRGEEIPKKTLELVVEKTNLVVEKTDLVVEKPDLVSTQRIGPDPCLIPSQIRLSDRKSKKTTVVPFYAGPVTMTSPPPSDVPLPAFFTTKKDATNHIIKLLRLDVACMSLQ, encoded by the coding sequence ATGGGCGTAGCTGTTCTAAATCCACAGGACTGTCTCAAACAACCTTTCTCCCACATGAAGTATCCTCGTAACCACACCGCATGCCCCAACAGGCATCAGAAGAAGCCGGTTCCAAACCGCACGCGCCGGAGTCCTCCGCGCAATCAGACAACCAGATCTCCTCCTAAAGCGCCGCCCCCTCCTCCTCAACGCGCCGCCGTCTCTTCTTACGTCCCAAAGGGAACGGTTGAAAAGAGTCCCAACAAAAACGTCGTCGTTGGTCAGGTTAGGATCCTGAAGCGCGGCGAGGAGATCCCTAAAAAGACATTAGAATTGGTCGTGGAAAAGACAAATCTGGTCGTGGAGAAGACAGATCTGGTCGTGGAGAAGCCAGATCTGGTTTCTACTCAGCGGATCGGACCAGATCCGTGTCTGATTCCGAGCCAGATCCGTCTCTCCGACCGCAAATCGAAGAAGACCACCGTAGTTCCGTTTTACGCCGGTCCTGTGACCATGACCTCGCCGCCTCCGAGCGACGTCCCTCTTCCAGCCTTCTTCACCACGAAGAAGGACGCTACAAACCATATCATCAAGCTGCTTCGCCTAGACGTCGCATGTATGTCTCTCCAATGA
- the LOC103851368 gene encoding probable receptor-like protein kinase At1g80640: MIKILHLLLKVSVVQFLCCVYASTAFHPPASQPSLSPVYTSMASFSPGIQMSRGQVHNKLIIALIISSSSLGLIVFCCLCFWAVYRSKQFPKPTKNSESGISLPKKGFVQSFDYKTLEKATCGFKDSNLIGRGGFGFVYKACLDNHTLAAVKKIENVSQEAKREFQNEVDLLSKIHHPNIISLLGHTSEISSSFIVYELMEKGSLDAQLHGPSRGSALTWHMRMKIALDTARGVEYLHERCRPPVIHRDIKSSNILLDSSFNAKISDFGLAVTNGMHGKNNIKLSGTLGYVAPEYLLDGKLTDKSDVYSFGVVLLELLLGRRPVEKLSSVQCQSLVTWAMPQLTDRSKLPKIVDPVIKDTMDHKHLYQVAAVAVLCVQPEPSYRPLITDVLHSLVPLVPVELGGTLRLISSSS, translated from the exons ATGATAAAGATTCTTCATCTACTTCTTAAGGTCTCGGTTGTCCAGTTTCTCTGTTGTGTATATGCTTCTACTGCATTTCATCCACCTGCTTCACAGCCTTCCCTGTCTCCTGTTTACACTTCCATGGCTTCCTTCTCTCcag GAATCCAAATGAGTAGAGGCCAAGTACACAATAAACTTATAATCGCTCTTATAATCAGCTCCTCGTCGCTAGGACTAATAGTTTTTTGTTGTTTATGCTTTTGGGCTGTTTATCGGTCTAAGCAATTTCCCAAACCCACCAAGAACTCAG AGAGTGGGATTTCATTACCCAAGAAGGGTTTTGTGCAGTCCTTCGATTACAAGACACTAGAGAAAGCAACATGCGGTTTCAAAGACAGTAATCTTATAGGACGAGGCGGGTTTGGATTTGTTTACAAAGCCTGCTTAGACAATCACACTCTAGCCGCGGTTAAAAAGATCGAAAACGTTAGCCAAGAAGCAAAACGGGAGTTTCAG AACGAAGTTGATCTATTGAGCAAGATTCACCATCCGAACATCATCTCACTTTTGGGACATACAAGTGAAATCAGCTCGAGCTTCATCGTTTACGAGCTGATGGAAAAGGGATCTTTGGATGCACAGTTACACG GACCTTCTCGGGGATCGGCATTAACATGGCACATGCGGATGAAGATTGCTCTTGATACAGCCAG AGGTGTAGAGTATCTTCATGAGCGCTGTCGTCCTCCGGTTATCCACAGAGATATAAAATCTTCAAATATTCTCCTTGATTCTTCCTTCAACGCCAAG ATATCTGATTTTGGACTTGCGGTAACGAACGGGATGCACGGCAAGAACAACATTAAACTATCTGGGACACTTGGTTATGTTGCTCCAGAATATCTCCTAGATG GTAAATTAACGGATAAAAGTGATGTTTACTCATTCGGAGTGGTTCTACTTGAACTGTTGCTGGGAAGACGGCCGGTTGAGAAGTTGAGTTCGGTTCAGTGCCAATCTCTGGTCACTTGG GCAATGCCACAACTTACGGATAGATCAAAGCTTCCTAAAATAGTGGATCCAGTTATCAAAGATACAATGGATCATAAGCATCTATACCAG GTAGCAGCTGTGGCAGTGCTTTGTGTACAGCCAGAACCGAGTTATAGACCGTTGATAACCGATGTTCTTCACTCACTTGTTCCACTGGTTCCGGTAGAGCTAGGAGGAACACTCCGGTTAATATCATCATCGTCCTAA
- the LOC103851376 gene encoding aspartate aminotransferase, chloroplastic encodes MASSMLSLGSTSLLPRVINKDKLKLGTSGSNPFLKAKSFSRVTMSVTVKPSRFEGITMAPPDPILGVSEAFKADTNELKLNLGVGAYRTEELQPYVLNVVKKAENLMLERGDNKEYLPIEGLAAFNKATAELLFGAGHPVIKEQKVATIQGLSGTGSLRLAAALIERYFPGAKVLISAPTWGNHKNIFNDAKVPWSEYRYYDPKTIGLDFEGMIADIKEAPEGSFILLHGCAHNPTGIDPTPEQWVKIADVIQEKNHIPFFDVAYQGFASGSLDEDAASVRLFAERGMEFFVAQSYSKNLGLYAERIGAINVVCSSADAATRVKSQLKRIARPMYSNPPVHGARIVANVVGDAAMFNEWKAEMEMMAGRIKTVRQQLYDSLVSKDKSGKDWSFILKQIGMFSFTGLNKAQSDNMTDKWHVYMTKDGRISLAGLSMAKCEYLADAIIDSYHNALLYWETPIEL; translated from the exons ATGGCTTCATCAATGCTGTCTCTCGGTTCTACTTCTCTGCTACCTCGCGTGATTAACAAG GATAAGCTAAAGCTTGGAACTTCCGGTTCCAACCCCTTCCTGAAAGCAAAG TCTTTTAGCAGGGTGACCATGTCGGTTACAGTCAAGCCTTCTCGCTTTGAGGGTATCACTATGGCTCCACCAGACCCTATTCTTGGAGTCAGCGAAGCTTTCAAAGCTGACACTAACGAGCTTAAGCTCAATCTCGGTGTTGGTGCTTATCGAACTGAGGAACTCCAGCCTTATGTCCTTAATGTTGTTAAAAAG GCGGAGAACCTGATGTTGGAGAGAGGAGATAACAAAGAG TATCTCCCAATCGAAGGGTTGGCTGCATTCAACAAGGCCACTGCTGAGCTGCTGTTTGGAGCTGGTCATCCTGTTATTAAGGAACAAAAG GTGGCAACAATTCAAGGTCTTTCCGGAACAGGTTCACTGAGACTAGCAGCGGCTCTTATCGAGCGTTATTTTCCTGGAGCTAAAGTGCTTATATCTGCACCAACATGGG GTAACCACAAGAACATCTTCAACGACGCCAAAGTTCCCTGGTCTGAATACCGCTACTATGATCCCAAAACAATTGGTTTGGACTTTGAAGGGATGATAGCAGATATAAAG GAAGCTCCAGAAGGATCATTCATACTGCTACACGGATGTGCTCACAACCCAACTGGAATCGACCCAACACCAGAGCAGTGGGTGAAAATTGCTGACGTCATTCAAGAAAAGAACCACATCCCATTTTTCGATGTTGCATACCAGGGCTTTGCCAGTGGAAGCCTTGATGAAGACGCAGCTTCCGTGAGACTATTTGCTGAGCGTGGGATGGAGTTTTTCGTCGCTCAGTCGTATAGTAAAAACTTGGGTCTTTATGCTGAAAGGATTGGTGCTATCAACGTCGTCTGCTCATCAGCTGATGCTGCTACAAG GGTTAAGAGCCAGTTGAAAAGGATAGCTAGGCCTATGTACTCGAACCCACCGGTTCACGGTGCGAGGATCGTGGCTAATGTAGTGGGAGATGCAGCTATGTTCAACGAGTGGAAAGCAGAGATGGAAATGATGGCGGGGAGGATTAAGACGGTGAGACAGCAGCTGTACGACAGCCTCGTTTCGAAGGATAAGAGCGGCAAAGACTGGTCGTTTATTCTGAAGCAGATTGGCATGTTCTCATTCACCGGTCTCAACAAAGCTCAG AGTGATAACATGACGGACAAGTGGCATGTGTACATGACTAAAGACGGGAGGATATCGTTGGCTGGACTGTCTATGGCAAAATGCGAGTACCTCGCTGATGCCATCATCGACTCATACCATAAC GCATTGTTGTACTGGGAGACTCCCATCGAGTTATAG
- the LOC103851387 gene encoding 60S ribosomal protein L39-1, which produces MPSHKSFMIKKKLAKKMRQNRPIPHWIRLRTDNTIRYNAKRRHWRRTKLGF; this is translated from the exons ATG CCGTCCCACAAGTCGTTTATGATAAAGAAGAAGCTGGCCAAGAAGATGAGGCAAAACAGGCCTATTCCCCACTGGATTCGTCTTCGTACCGACAACACTATCAG GTACAATGCCAAGCGCAGGCACTGGCGCAGAACCAAGCTCGGATTCTAA
- the LOC103851398 gene encoding deSI-like protein At4g17486, producing MMFCRNVCVRRKKKKNPGSVPVYLNVYDLTPMNVYGYWLGIGIYHSGLEVHGVEYGYGAHEHSSTGIFKVEPKKCPGFTFRKSILVGETEMKAKEIGSFMEELSDEYQGSKYHLITRNCNHFCNDVCLKLTQKSIPSWVNRLARLGFLCNCVLPASLNEMKVKQVGKDGKLLEVGESKKNKKKKKQKKARSRSGPLASSSDSRLDNNKPSHARSISTGNPPCSASFCPLK from the exons ATGATGTTTTGCAGAAACGTCTGCGTgagacggaagaagaagaagaatcctgGATCGGTGCCTGTTTATCTCAATGTTTACGATCTCACCCCTATGAATGTTTACGGTTATTGGCTCGGAATCGGAATCTATCACTCTGGTCTTGAAG TTCATGGGGTTGAATATGGATACGGGGCACACGAGCATTCAAGCACAGGAATCTTCAAAGTGGAGCCAAAGAAGTGTCCTGGCTTCACATTCAGGAAATCGATCCTGGTGGGTGAGACAGAGATGAAGGCGAAAGAAATTGGAAGCTTTATGGAGGAGCTATCAGATGAGTACCAGGGGAGCAAGTACCACCTCATCACAAGGAACTGTAATCATTTCTGTAACGATGTTTGTTTAAAACTAACTCAAAAGTCAATCCCTAGTTGGGTCAACCGTCTTGCTCGCTTAG GTTTCCTCTGCAATTGTGTGTTACCGGCTAGCTTGAACGAGATGAAGGTGAAGCAGGTAGGTAAAGACGGGAAGCTCTTGGAAGTAGGAGAAAGtaagaagaataaaaagaagaagaagcaaaagaagGCGAGAAGCAGATCGGGTCCTTTAGCTTCTTCATCTGATTCAAGGCTAGATAATAATAAGCCTTCGCATGCCAGATCAATATCAACCGGTAATCCTCCTTGTTCTGCTTCTTTTTGTCCTTTGAAGTAA
- the LOC103851409 gene encoding CHD3-type chromatin-remodeling factor PICKLE: MTSLAGSRLRKRPDRRPLYTVDDSDDDDDFVQNKDQATEIVEGTVGREAVTPLTEMEKILDCQMRPTTSNDPDSSDSAAPKQVVVKQYLVKWKGLSYLHCSWVAEEEFQKAYKFIRRLRSRVIKFHSTMESMSNSGDDFVAIHPEWTTVDRIIDCRGEGEDKEYLVKFKELSYDECYWESESDISTFQNEIQRFKDINSGHRRDKYVDHERNHEDFKQFDHTPEFITGSLHPYQLEGLNFLRFTWSNRTHVILADEMGLGKTIQSIAFLASLFEENLAPYLVVAPLSTLRNWEREFATWAPHMNVVMYGGTSQARTVVRDHEFYFPKGHNKMIGISGESRQDRIKFDVILTSYEMINVDTEVLKPIKWKCMIVDEGHRLKNKNSKLFNSLKQYTSDHRILLTGTPLQNNLDELFVLMHFIDGEKFGSLEEFQEQYKDIDQEEQISRLHKMLSPHLLRRVKKDVLKDMPSKKELILRVDLSSKQKIIYKAIMTRNYKILAKRGAKISNVLMELRKACLHPYMVEGVESQIKNENEALKELLESSGKLQLLDQMMVKLKEQGHRVLIYSQFQHMLDLLEDYCAYKKWFYERIDGKVNGAERQARIDRFNAKNSNRFCFLLSTRAGGVGINLATADTVFIYDSDWNPYADLQAMARAHRIGQTEKVMIYRLISRGTIEEKIVQICKRKMLLEHLVVGKLKAPNLSQEELDDIIRYGSKELFAEENDEAGKFGKIHYDDAAIEKLLDRDHIDAEEDSVDDENENGFFKAFKVANFEFIDDNEAAASEEAQDIESKSSSENYWEYLLKDKYEVQQAEEVNALGKRKRNCKQKLGEDELAYLEASSDNEEDEQTEAEDELAYLEVSSDDCVASGQGNQIAYWPWTPASSAYEEAKPMDGEAARQGNQMAKRPYHRTRDTLEPIPLIEGEGRFLKVLGFNELQRKKFLTTLERYGVGNYDWKEFVDPLKPRTYDEIRSYGLRFLKHIVEDKDVNSPTFSDGVPKEGLKCKDVLARIASVMLVQKKVKHMEANPTNPVFSDRILHRFPGLRLRRAKFANEECDRILLSAVSKNGVGKWRALVNDIEFGIYELVRKELNIPPTSFINANGIVKDPDIIITDHMRRRFLILEEAIINEFAEDYYFGPKPSSLNRALKNGLLNQPIDFFSAKFRLLTERALHEFASKNISRNLSAIGTYVNVNMEDERVTEVIVLDD, from the exons ATGACTAGCTTGGCTGGTAGTAGGCTACGTAAACGGCCAGACCGTAGACCATTGTACACCGTAGATGATTCCGATGACGACGATGACTTTGTTCAAAACAAGGATCAGGCGACTGAAATAGTTGAAGGAACTGTCGGAAGAGAAGCG GTTACTCCTCTTACCGAGATGGAAAAGATTTTGGACTGCCAAATGCGTCCTACGACATCTAACGATCCAGATTCATCAGATAGTGCTGCACCAAAGCAAGTTGTTGTGAAACAATATCTTGTGAAGTGGAAGGGGTTATCGTACCTACACTGCTCTTG GGTGGCCGAGGAAGAGTTCCAGAAGGCTTACAAGTTTATTCGTCGGTTAAGATCCAGGGTGATCAAATTTCATTCTACAATGGAGTCAATGAGTAACAGTGGAGATGATTTTGTAGCCATTCATCCAGAGTGGACTACTGTTGACCGGATTATAGATTGCCG GGGAGAAGGTGAGGACAAGGAGTATCTGGTGAAGTTCAAAGAACTTTCTTATGATGAATGTTATTGGGAATCTGAATCAGACATCTCAACCTTTCAAAACGAAATCCAAAGGTTCAAGGATATAAACTCTGGTCATCGCAGAGATAAATATGTTGACCATGAGAGAAATCATGAAGATTTCAAACAGTTTGATCATACTCCTGAATTTATTACAG GCTCATTGCATCCGTACCAGCTTGAAGGGCTTAACTTTTTGCGGTTTACATGGTCAAACCGAACTCATGTAATCCTCGCCGATGAGATGGGGCTAG GTAAAACAATTCAAAGCATTGCCTTTTTAGCTTCTCTTTTTGAGGAAAACTTGGCTCCATATTTGGTAGTTGCTCCCCTTTCTACTCTGAGAAACTGGGAGAGAGAATTCGCCACCTGGGCACCACATATGAATGTG GTTATGTACGGTGGTACTTCTCAAGCTCGTACTGTTGTTAGAGATCATGAGTTTTACTTTCCAAAAGGTCATAACAAGATGATTGGAATCAGTGGAGAAAGTAGGCAGGACAGGATTAAGTTTGATGTCATCCTCACGTCTTATGAGATGATCAACGTAGACACAGAAGTCCTAAAACCAATCAAGTGGAAGTGCATG ATTGTTGATGAAGGCCATCGgttgaaaaacaaaaactcaaagTTGTTCAATTCGCTGAAGCAGTATACGAGTGACCATCGCATTCTTCTGACAGGAACACCACTTCAG AACAACTTGGATGAGCTTTTCGTGCTCATGCATTTTATTGATGGGGAGAAG TTTGGAAGTTTGGAGGAGTTTCAGGAGCAGTACAAAGACATAGATCAAGAGGAGCAGATATCAAGGCTCCACAAAATGCTGTCTCCCCATCTGCTCAGAA GGGTAAAGAAAGACGTGCTGAAGGACATGCCCTCTAAGAAGGAACTCATCTTGCGGGTTGATCTGAGCAGCAAGCAGAAAATAATTTACAAAGCTATTATGACCCGGAACTATAAAATATTAGCAAAAAGAGGTGCTAAG ATATCGAATGTGCTCATGGAATTGCGGAAAGCTTGCTTACATCCCTACATGGTGGAAGGTGTTGAGTCCcagattaaaaatgaaaatgaagctTTAAA agaGCTCCTAGAATCCTCTGGAAAATTGCAACTTCTAGACCAAATGATGGTCAAGCTTAAAGAGCAAGGACACAGAGTTCTGATTTACTCACAATTTCAGCACATGTTGGACCTACTTGAAGACTACTGTGCTTACAAG AAGTGGTTCTATGAAAGGATTGATGGAAAGGTTAATGGAGCTGAGAGGCAAGCACGGATTGATCGCTTTAATGCCAAAAATTCGAACCGGTTCTGTTTTCTGCTTTCTACAAGAGCTGGCGGTGTAGGGATAAACCTTGCAACTGCTGATACTGTCTTCATTTATGACAG TGATTGGAACCCTTATGCGGATCTTCAGGCTATGGCTAGAGCTCATCGAATTGGCCAGACTGAGAAG GTAATGATTTACAGGCTCATAAGCCGGGGTACTATTGAAGAAAAAATTGTGCAAATCTGTAAAAGAAAAATGCTTCTAGAGCATCTTGTTGTGGGGAAATTAAAAGCACCAAACCTTAGCCAG GAAGAGTTAGATGACATCATCAGGTATGGTTCCAAGGAGCTTTTTGCTGAAGAGAATGATGAAGCAGGAAAGTTTGGAAAAATTCATTATGATGATGCTGCTATCGAAAA GTTGCTAGACCGTGATCATATAGATGCTGAGGAGGACTCAGTGgatgatgaaaatgaaaatggGTTTTTTAAAGCTTTCAAG GTAGCAAACTTTGAGTTCATAGATGATAATGAGGCTGCTGCCTCAGAGGAGGCACAGGATATAGAAAGCAAGTCTTCATCAGAAAACTATTGggaatatttgttaaaagaCAAATATGAAGTGCAGCAAGCTGAGGAGGTCAATGCTCTTGGAAAGAGGAAGAGAAACTGTAAGCAG AAGCTTGGTGAAGATGAGCTTGCTTACCTAGAAGCGAGCTCTGataatgaagaagatgaacaaACTGAAGCTGAAGATGAGCTTGCTTATCTAGAAGTGAGCTCTGATGATTGTGTAGCATCTGGACAGGGAAACCAGATAGCTTATTGGCCTTGGACTCCAG CGAGCTCTGCTTATGAAGAAGCCAAACCAATGGATGGTGAAGCAGCTAGACAAGGAAACCAAATGGCTAAAAGGCCTTACCATAGGACTCGCG ATACTTTGGAACCAATACCTTTGATAGAAGGAGAAGGGAGATTTCTCAAGGTGTTAGGTTTTAACGAGCTGCAAAGGAAGAAATTTTTAACGACTTTGgagag GTACGGAGTTGGCAACTATGACTGGAAGGAGTTTGTTGATCCTTTAAAGCCGAGGACCTATGATGAAATAAGAAG TTATGGATTACGTTTCTTGAAGCACATCGTCGAAGACAAAGATGTTAACTCTCCAACCTTTTCAG ATGGAGTCCCCAAAGAAGGACTGAAATGTAAGGATGTACTCGCCAGAATTGCTTCTGTGATGTTAGTACAAAAGAAG GTGAAACATATGGAAGCCAATCCAACAAACCCTGTTTTCTCTGACCGCATTTTACATAGGTTCCCTGGACTAAGATTAAGAAGAGCAAAATTTGCGAACGAGGAATGTGACAGGATCCTGTTGTCTGCTGTTTCCAA gAACGGGGTTGGAAAATGGAGAGCCCTTGTTAATGACATAGAGTTTGGGATCTACGAGCTCGTCCGAAAAGAATTGAACATCCCTCCCACAAGTTTTATTAATGCTAATGGAATCGTAAAAGATCCGGATATAATAATTACTGATCATATGAGAAGACGGTTTCTGATTCTTGAGGAGGCGATAATAAATGAGTTTGCAGAAGACTACTACTTT GGACCAAAGCCTTCATCTCTGAACCGTGCTCTAAAAAATGGTCTACTGAATCAGCCCATCGATTTTTTTTCTGCTAAGTTTCGACTATTAACCGAACGTGCCTTACATGAGTTTGCCAGCAAGAACATAAGCAGGAACCTAAGTGCCATTGGAACATATGTTAATGTGAATATGGAAGACGAACGAGTAACTGAAGTCATTGTGCTGGACGACTGA